The genome window ATTCCAGAAGCACCACGCCATCGGATATCTAAAAGAGGAGGTGTCTTTGTTTGCGCATAATAAAACAATCAATCAACACAGCAAAGACCCCTCTCAACCTCatttcatgattttctttggtttttagGTAGCATTGCTCTCTTCAATCATATGGATTCGTTGTTTCAGATGGCATCCGCAATGAAGTTTCAATACTACTCGAAGAAAGCTGCTGGAAAGACAATGTCTAATAGTGTGTAAGTTTTCATCTTTCAAATCTTACATACACTTCTCCCGTTCAATTTTGAACTGTAGGAGTGAACTCCAGGCAATTTATTTATACATAGActctcattattttttctttacatGGAATGCGAATGTTTTCTTTCATATAACGCAAAAAGTATAATATTCTTCGAAATGGTTTTTGCAACCGGAACGTTTGGGTTGCAAGTGATATGAAGTTTAACCTAGAGAAATGTTAAGTAAAAAAGATCAGCTTTAGAATTATAAACAACAAAGCGCAAGCGCAAGatttcttttaatttgaagTCAACTATGTTGAATTGTTCAAGAACAATCTGATGCATGGACTACAATAAACCATCAGTAATTTCTGTACTTTCAGCTCCATGTCCAGTGACAATCGCATGGAGGATTTTAAACGTCGTTTTCGTCGAAGTGGATCGTTAGGAATTCCATTTGTCCCAGAAGAAGATGTTAAACAAGTAAGTTTAAgttatttccagaaatttaaaattctaccAGCTCTTCACACCAACTCGTACTGTTCGTCGAGAAGCATCTATTCGCGAAGGGGATGAGGAAGAAGGAGTACAAATTCTCACAATAATTGTCAAGTCAAGTCGTGTTTCGGAggatatctcaaaaatgattGCAAACCTCCCTGATCACACTCGTATCAAACATTTGGAGACTCGTGACAGTCAAGATGGAAGTTCCAAAACTATGGATGTTCTTCTAGAGATTGAGCTCTTTCATTATGGAAAACAAGAAGCAATGGATCTTATGAGACTTAATGGGCTTGATGTTCATGAGGTGTCATCGACTATTCGTCCAACTGCAATAAAAGAGCAATATACAGAGCCTGGATCTGATGGTAATcagaaaaactagatttttagtTAGAAACCTTTTTCAGATGCGACAACCGGTTCTGAATGGTttccaaaaagtatttatGATTTGGATATTTGTGCAAAAAGAGTGATTATGTATGGAGCAGGGCTGGACGCTGATCATCCTGTAAGATGCTGAGCCTTTATGATAACTGTCTAGAACTTCAGGGTTTCAAAGATACCGAGTATCGTCAACGTCGAATGATGTTTGCTGAACTGGCGCTCAATTACAAACAGTATaacatttatttcttttttctattgtttttgagttttcttcaaattacTTTCAGCGGTGAGCCAATTCCGCGAACCGAATATACATCATCCGAACGGAAAACTTGGGGAATTATAtatagaaaattgagagaattGCACAAAAAGTAGGAAATGGTATATGTATAATCAATTTTCCCacggttttttgatttcaggcACGCATGCAAGCAGTTTCTTGATAACTTTGAGCTACTGGAGAGACATTGTGGATACTCGGAAAATAATATTCCGCAACTAGAAGATATCTGCAAGTTTTTGAAAGGTACTACAACGATATGAACAATCAACCTTTTGACTGTTCATTTGCAGCAAAAACTGGATTCCGTGTTCGCCCAGTCGCCGGATACTTATCAGCTCGTGATTTCTTGGCAGGTCTTGCATATCGTGTCTTCTTCTGCACTCAATACGTTCGCCATCATGCCGATCCATTTTACACTCCAGAACCGTAATTTCTCAATGGGCGTgttattgaaacaatttccaattttcagagacaCCGTTCACGAGCTCATGGGTCACATGGCTCTATTCGCTGATCCAGATTTTGCTCAGTTTTCTCAAGAGATTGGATTAGCTTCTCTTGGAGCATCAGAGGAAGATTTGAAGAAGCTTGCAACAGTTTGTTATGAACAGTTGTTTATCAAAACTACTTAATCTGTTTCAGCTCTACTTCTTTTCCATTGAATTTGGTCTCTCGTCTGATGACGCTGCCGATTCTCCAGTAAAAGAAAATGGATCAAATCATGAAAGATTTAAAGTATACGGAGCAGGACTTCTGAGCAGTGCTGGCGAGTTGCAACATGCCGTTGAGGGTAGTGCAACCATTATTCGTTTTGATCCGGATCGTGTTGTTGAGCAAGAATGTCTCATTACTACTTTCCAGTCAGCGTATTTCTAtactagaaattttgaagaggCCCAGCAGAAACTCAGGTAATTTTACAGCAAGAtaagttttccaaaacattcagctaatcacaattttctgtttaacctattcaatatttcagaatgttcACCAACAACATGAAACGTCCCTTCATTGTTCGTTACAACCCATACACAGAAAGCGTCGAAGTTCTCAACAACTCCCGTTCCATTATGTTGGCAGTGAACTCTCTCCGCTCAGACATCAACCTGCTCGCCGGAGCTCTCCACTACATCCTGTAGTTTGAGTTTccgtgttttttattttttttatttggtttcTGCTTTcttcttatttattttttcctttatGTCTGCttctattttcagaaccaACATAATTCTAGAGTTGATTCTTTTTCGAGTTGACCATTGATTCTCCAGTCGTTCAAcatctatttttcttttttgctttattcttttcaagaaaaaataaataaacgaTTCAACGCACATAAAGGATgtgacacgaaaaaaaaaacatcaacaaAGTTACATCATGGGAAACCTCTCTTCATCTCAATATGGGCCAACACAAAGACACGTTTTCCTGCAGAAGAGGAACATTGTAGGCTTATGAGTTCCACAAAGACCACCTGCTGCCCAGAGCTGAAAGATAAGAATTGTTTGATACAAAGAGTGTATTCAATTAACCACTGACCTTACATATCTTTCCCTTATCATCTTCCTCCTCGTCACAGTTCATCTCGAACTTTTTccctgaaatttataaatgagTACAAAAtgggaagtttgaaaaaaaaaagagctcaCAAACTACAGGCTTCTTGTCTTCTCTAACATGTCGGGCAGGTGGCTTAGTTTCTTCCT of Caenorhabditis elegans chromosome II contains these proteins:
- the tph-1 gene encoding Biopterin-dependent aromatic amino acid hydroxylase family profile domain-containing protein (Confirmed by transcript evidence); translated protein: MIANLPDHTRIKHLETRDSQDGSSKTMDVLLEIELFHYGKQEAMDLMRLNGLDVHEVSSTIRPTAIKEQYTEPGSDDATTGSEWFPKSIYDLDICAKRVIMYGAGLDADHPGFKDTEYRQRRMMFAELALNYKHGEPIPRTEYTSSERKTWGIIYRKLRELHKKHACKQFLDNFELLERHCGYSENNIPQLEDICKFLKAKTGFRVRPVAGYLSARDFLAGLAYRVFFCTQYVRHHADPFYTPEPDTVHELMGHMALFADPDFAQFSQEIGLASLGASEEDLKKLATLYFFSIEFGLSSDDAADSPVKENGSNHERFKVYGAGLLSSAGELQHAVEGSATIIRFDPDRVVEQECLITTFQSAYFYTRNFEEAQQKLRMFTNNMKRPFIVRYNPYTESVEVLNNSRSIMLAVNSLRSDINLLAGALHYIL
- the tph-1 gene encoding Biopterin-dependent aromatic amino acid hydroxylase family profile domain-containing protein (Confirmed by transcript evidence), with the translated sequence MDSLFQMASAMKFQYYSKKAAGKTMSNSVSMSSDNRMEDFKRRFRRSGSLGIPFVPEEDVKQLFTPTRTVRREASIREGDEEEGVQILTIIVKSSRVSEDISKMIANLPDHTRIKHLETRDSQDGSSKTMDVLLEIELFHYGKQEAMDLMRLNGLDVHEVSSTIRPTAIKEQYTEPGSDDATTGSEWFPKSIYDLDICAKRVIMYGAGLDADHPGFKDTEYRQRRMMFAELALNYKHGEPIPRTEYTSSERKTWGIIYRKLRELHKKHACKQFLDNFELLERHCGYSENNIPQLEDICKFLKAKTGFRVRPVAGYLSARDFLAGLAYRVFFCTQYVRHHADPFYTPEPDTVHELMGHMALFADPDFAQFSQEIGLASLGASEEDLKKLATLYFFSIEFGLSSDDAADSPVKENGSNHERFKVYGAGLLSSAGELQHAVEGSATIIRFDPDRVVEQECLITTFQSAYFYTRNFEEAQQKLRMFTNNMKRPFIVRYNPYTESVEVLNNSRSIMLAVNSLRSDINLLAGALHYIL